In Syntrophorhabdaceae bacterium, one DNA window encodes the following:
- a CDS encoding [Fe-Fe] hydrogenase large subunit C-terminal domain-containing protein: protein YYAEVKGIPPEKIVSVSIMPCTAKKFECLRPEMKASGYQDVDYVLTTREIGRMMREAGLDLTEMPDELPDDIMGEYTGAGTIFGTTGGVMEAALRSAYRLATGKELENLDITPVRGLKGIKEAEIDIEGTKVKVAVAHSCGKARELLNKVADQLEKEGKCEYQFIEVMACPGGCVGGGGQSWGSNMAKRARRGESLYAEDKSLPRRRSHENPSVLAVYEKFLEKPNSEKSHKLLHTHYFKRSTVDGKVLPGE, encoded by the coding sequence TTACTATGCCGAGGTCAAAGGCATTCCACCCGAAAAGATCGTTTCTGTTTCCATCATGCCCTGCACGGCCAAGAAGTTCGAGTGCCTGAGGCCCGAGATGAAGGCGAGCGGGTATCAGGATGTAGATTATGTACTCACCACCAGAGAAATCGGCCGCATGATGAGAGAGGCAGGGCTCGACCTCACTGAGATGCCCGACGAGCTGCCCGATGATATCATGGGCGAATACACAGGGGCAGGAACAATTTTCGGCACGACAGGCGGCGTCATGGAGGCCGCACTCCGCTCGGCCTATCGCCTTGCCACGGGAAAAGAACTTGAGAATCTTGACATAACCCCGGTGAGGGGGCTCAAAGGCATTAAAGAAGCCGAGATTGACATCGAAGGCACCAAGGTGAAGGTGGCTGTGGCGCACAGTTGCGGAAAGGCGCGGGAGCTCCTCAATAAGGTAGCGGATCAGCTTGAGAAGGAAGGAAAGTGTGAATACCAGTTCATAGAAGTCATGGCCTGCCCGGGCGGCTGCGTGGGCGGCGGCGGCCAGTCGTGGGGCAGTAACATGGCGAAGAGGGCGCGCAGGGGTGAGTCGCTTTATGCGGAAGATAAGTCGTTGCCTCGCCGGCGCTCTCACGAGAACCCTTCAGTTCTGGCAGTGTACGAGAAGTTTCTTGAAAAACCGAATTCAGAAAAATCGCACAAACTTCTCCACACGCACTATTTTAAGAGAAGTACGGTTGACGGCAAGGTGTTGCCGGGAGAATAA
- a CDS encoding NAD(P)H-dependent oxidoreductase subunit E has product MATENQCHCAETQEEQLYPRLQEIIDEHKDRPQDLIMVLHKAQGLFGYLPRKVQEMVAEGLNVSLNEVYGVITFYNFFSTVPQGRHSVKVCLGTACYVRGSQKILEKTEKELGIKVGDTTEDRRYSLDVVRCIGACGLAPAMLVDEDVYGRVKTTNAMEIIEKYE; this is encoded by the coding sequence ATGGCCACGGAAAACCAATGTCATTGCGCCGAGACTCAGGAGGAGCAGCTCTATCCGAGGCTGCAAGAGATCATTGACGAGCACAAAGATAGACCGCAGGACCTTATCATGGTGCTTCACAAGGCACAGGGTCTTTTCGGATACCTGCCTCGGAAGGTACAGGAAATGGTTGCCGAAGGGCTTAACGTTTCGCTTAACGAAGTCTATGGGGTCATAACGTTCTATAATTTCTTTTCCACAGTGCCCCAGGGGAGACACAGCGTAAAAGTCTGTCTGGGGACGGCCTGCTACGTTCGCGGGTCTCAGAAGATTCTCGAAAAGACCGAGAAAGAACTCGGCATCAAGGTGGGCGACACTACAGAAGACAGAAGGTATTCTCTGGACGTGGTCCGCTGCATCGGTGCTTGCGGTTTGGCCCCTGCTATGCTCGTTGATGAGGATGTGTACGGACGTGTCAAAACAACCAACGCCATGGAAATAATCGAAAAGTATGAGTAA